The window gaggataccgtgcgtgaggccgcaaagtgatatgaggtgttaccggctagatcgatgtgacatcgagtcggggtcctgacagcatgctGATTTTTCTCTCGTTTTCTCTCTTAGCACGATCCGCATGCATGATGGCAGAGTTTTCGTCCGCCTCATTAAATTGGTAAACGTGCTTTCGATGATAGTTAGTTGTTATCTGGACCATTTGAATGAATGAATAGGACTAATCATGAGGCTCTAATTGCTCTGTGTTGTTGTGTGTACATTAGACGGGGTGTGATTAGGAAAGataatgtttgcttgtttaatagtacccctgttcaagaattcgtccGATTAACTATCACTTGCCGATTAACCCCTACTCCTAGGGTcatcgagtagccgataaaccaataaatcgtccgattaattgattgaatggtcgattaacttgccgattagcctattaatcccctactagcaagccaaccgagcagctaccagttaacgatttcctcaacaatgaataGTACTATAGATTTGTACGTAGTACGTAAATTATAATTACAGTAATAAAAATAACATTTAAATATTCATGTGGTATAAATATGTTACAAACAAATGAAATAACCTACATTTAAAATTGTTCATGTATTTTGTTAACAATATTCACATAGTTGAAATTGAACCTCAACAAGCACATAACCAAGGGACAGTAAGATCAGAATAATGAACTAGACTGTATATCTCATGAATAATGAATAGAGAAGTTGTGCACTTCAAACAACGGACAAGAGGTGCACTTGATCAGCAAAGCAGCTAGCACACCATTCccatttttatttatgtttaccattaATCTCCTCCCCATAGCCTTCGCAAAAAGGAAAATCCTCACCATCACACACACGGCCTAATCAAGGTTCTTATTTCAAAAGCACAACATACATGCATGAATGAATTAATAAGTAATGGTGCCTCTCCTTACCGCCTTCAGCGGGGGTGGGGTTTCGCACTTGACATTGCGATTAAGCAATTGGTTCCACGTAGAGCAACGTGATCATCTCCTTGATCTCGTGCGAGGAAGTGAAGGCGTCGCCGCGCTTGTACATGTTATTCACCGTCCTCGCGAAGTTGACGACCGTCCGCGGCACGGTCAGCGGCTGCTGCCGCTCGGTCGGCGCGACGCAGTGTCGCACCATGTCTTTCCACGAGTCCTCGACGAGGTCTTTGATCTTCTCGCGGGCGTCCTGCACCATCACGCCGTGCTCTTCCATGTAGCACTGGATCGTAGAGGCGTAGTGGTCCCCGGTTTGCTCACGCTGCAGCAAGACTCAAAGTTAGCTGGATGATCAATAGGCAACCAAGAAGAAGAAATGCATATACAATCACATGATATTAAATGTGTCAAGAATTAAAGATAGACAATGACCTGGCTTGATACGATGTCATTGGAGAACCGTACAAACATATCAAAGGTCTTGAAAAGTTGCGGATAGTTCAGAATCCACTCGAACGTGTCTGTTGTTGCTATGCCGCCTACTCCAGCAAATAATGAAGCAGACGCAAGTGTGAAGCCTCCACTGCTCCTCGCTGAAACCCCAAGATGTTCTTCCAGTGTTTTTGGCACATAATTTCCATCACGCCATTTTAGCTCCTCCGTGTACGCTTGAACTAATCGCATCAACTGCAAGGTAGGTTGAGTTGAATACGAACGCTTGTGAATCTAAAAGCCCCATTTTAGAATCTAGCTAGCTGGGTGTGCTGCTATAATCCCTTGTCTTAGAACACAATTGTAAAATTTATGAGCTCTAAGAAATTTTAGCAGAATACTTGCCGCTTCTTTTAGATAGTGCACATGGTGGCTCTTCCCAAGTCCTAGTTCATTCTCAAATGAATGAAATGTCTTCAATAAATATAAGTAGAACCCCTTGATGTATGATGGAAGCAGTTCCGTTGCACTTTCATCCCACCTGCATTGTATAATATATAATATATTTATTAGAATCACTAGCACCAACTTAATCATACTTTGCTAGACATTACAGCTGACTTTTCAAAAGCACTTACTCATCACAATTATTTCTGCGGTTGTAGCACCATTTTAGAAATTATGTTATTATAAATTAATTGGTTGTTACACAAATTTTAATGGAGTTATTAAATATTTTCATGACTAATTAGTAAACATTTCACAATGTGGCATGACAACCATGGATCTTATTGCTTATGACAAAAGCATTTCACATGGTAGTGAAATCTGTCTACAAATAAGAGCCGTACCCTCGGATCTTGTTGGCCATCTGCTCGCTCGCGTCGCTCCAGGGGGCGGCACGGGCGATCCAGAtctcagccgccgccgcctcgctcccTCCACCTCCGTCCCCCACCGGGCTAAGCCTGCGtggctgacggcggcggcgggccttcATCTCCCCGCGTGGCGGGTGGCGGCGAGGGCCTTTCTTCCCCATGTGACGGGATCTCCGGCTGCTGTAGATCGGCGGCCTTGGACGTCGAGGTGCATGCGGAGGAGAGGGACGCCGGGGCGGCGGCCTCAGTCTTCTTCGGCGACCTTGGCGGCTGTTGTGGCCGCGAGGGCGGCACGACGGCCTGCTGTTGGGAGCCGGTGGGCGACGGCGTGGGGGCCGTCGTTCTGCCTAATAAAGGCGGCGGTCCTAGGGTTCCTCTCACGCCAAGACGAAGATCTGCTTGATGCTTGTCCTCCTTGATTTGGCCGGAGTGTCAAGTTCCGGAAGGCTCCGCCAGTGAACTCCCACGGGCGCCTCATGCCTGAAGATTGCTGGATCATATGGGATTCGGTCGTGCGCACCCATGTTTTTTCCAACCATTTGGTTTCTGGAGGGAGCGGCGCGAAGCTCTGCTACTTGTTGCCATCATGGGACGTCTTTTTCATTCCATGTTGAAGTCAGAGGCAGAGAATGTCATGGAAGCTGTGATCTGAGGACTAGTAAAGGTGGTTCGAGTCTTTGCGGTGATGAGGAATTTGCTTGGTGTTTCGGGATTCATACCAACTACATGCTAATGGGGGCAACAACACAGGAGAAGTTCAAGGTTTTACCTTTCAGGGTGAAAATCCAAGGTCTAGCCTTAATTGGTTGTGCCTAGAAATGGCCTTTTTGAAACCTATAATCTATGATCGGGCGACAACGGCGCTTGTGCATTtttccttcttggaggcatcgCTTTTGGAGAATTTAGACTTTAGGTGTTGTCTTAGTGGTGTTTGTACTGCTGCTTCAAGGACTAGATCACTGTAGGGGGACTTTTCCTTTTtagcttcttcttatttattttttggctgtgtgcatccggaGTGCCAGTAGGGTACTGTGTTGTTGCAGAGGCTGGGTGTAATTGATATCTtcgcgatattaatatattccttttgtcgaaAAAAATACGAGCAGTGATTATTCCATTAATATCTACTATCTAGCTGAATACCTTATAGTTAATTACGATTGATATATAGTTATTTGTAAAAAAAATACATGTGTGTCTCAAATATTGTTATATTTGGTATCCCAAATGATGTATACCAACTTATAGATTCGAGTTTACGAAAAATTGATAATTACTCGATTTGTAATTGTAGCTTACATCTTGGTCCACCGAAATCCATCTTCTATTATATcaaagaaatttaattatgatgcATGTGCATGTCCTTAAAATGTTTATtgatgccaaaaacaaggaaaatttGTACAGTAATGATAACTTTTAAGCAAGTTAAAACTAACTAGTGCTACTTAAGGGACCGTGACCTGTTGATTGCTTCGGCAAGTTGCATGCTCTCTTCGGTGGTGCCATATGTGTCAAAGATATCATCTAGTACGGTCATAAATGCTGTCATCTTTGTAAGTATAATCCGTGAGTTATGATATTGAGGTTCATAACATGCTCCATTCATCCAAAAATACATTTCCACTATTCTATCTCTAGAAAATTCTAACTTTGATTCTTCATGGAGCTCCTTCCACCAACTGCAATGGCACACACATAATAAATTTTCAGCTAATACTTTGTGAGAATCAGATGAAAACAAGGAACACTAGGTCCGTGACGACTTGAACCCAGGTGGCTGGGTTGTACATCTAGTTTCCTAATCAATTGAGCTCGGATCACTTCTTTGCAGCCCTAATGAACCTTTTATTTGCAAGGAAAAGAGAGCAAAATATGATTAACTTACAGTGTGATGTTGTTTAGCTCCTCACAATAAAGaagttgcagaagattgaaattcaaTTTTGCGAACTCCAATATGGCTTCATTTTTTGtagcaccattatcataaatatggaTGTAGCTTCTCATTTCTACTATGCGAGCCCTTCGGAAAAGTGGTGCTTCAAGGGCTAGAGATATTTCATTTGCTAGTGGTGATGATTGTTGTAATACACCTTCTAGGTGTCTTGTTGTGAATATTATGGCCTCATCGAGCACCTGCTCTCCATGTGTCCTAAGGTATGCTGCATTATATAAGCTCAGAATACTTCTTGTATTGTCGAGCATAAAATTCCCTTCATCGTCTTTGAAACGAAGGAATGCATCTGCATGTGGAGTTGGTCTAGAGGTTAATACATATCAAGTATTTCTAATATATATGTTCCATATATACATAGTGGATTACAATTTCCATCATATTCATATATTGCCGCAATACTTGGGTTATATAGTGATATCTACCATGTAAGTTTTATGCACATTTCTGGGGTCCTAGTTTATATGCAGTACTAGTGTTTGTCCACTAGACACTCTATCTAGATTTATGTTTTACAGATGATTTTTATTTTTAGCTTCCAAGCAACTATAGATAACACAGTTACGGGTTTTTAGGTCTTTATTACACATCTACATATCAGATTTGCACCATATTAACTATTTATAATCTATAAATTAACTAATTTTACTACATTTGTTCTCAGAATCAATCGTGGCATCTGAATGTTCTGATTATTCAAAAAAAGGTGCTTTGATTATCACTGGGTAAGCATATATCGGCTATGCAAGTGAAGGATTAGTCGAGCAACAAAATAAGAGACAAAATTTGAATGATTGTTACACCTGAAGGAGTCATACCAATTGCATATATGCACTAAAATTGCAAGCAATTTGGCCTTACCAGCTGATACATCATATCCATTCGTCCGCAGAAGATAAAATCGGAGTGAAACTAAATGTAGATCTTCCTCATTGTAATCAGACTTGTAGGCACGGTGGAGCAGCTCGTTGATCTCGTTCTCATAGTAGATGTCCAGCCCGAGCCGTTGTAATGTCATTATAAGATCCAATAATTTTGGTAATTCATGTGTTTTATTTACCATCTTCCTAACTTCTTCTCTCAGCACTTCAGCCTTTCCTTCCATGCATGCACGCTGCAATTTAAGGGTTAATGTTTATGATTAGTGGATCAGTAGACCGATTGGTGGATCGAACATGCCAATTATACCGACATGCATGTGATGAGATTATGGATGGATGGATATCATATTTATTTGGCAAATCCTATAAACCTAAGAGAGTGACCCCATTACTTATAATTATCTCAATATGCATGCTATCACATCATCAAAATTATTGTAGATGTTAGATTTACTAGCTAGAGCCACTATTTTCCATTTGATCTAAGCATGATAATCCTGAACATGCATTAGTGGATTTTAAATTGGTTGTAGATCACATTAGATTTAACCATGACATAATCCACTACCTATTTTTCCTAGCCATACAACCACACCACCTCAGTAGGCCATGCCTGCAAGTTCTATGTTATATTTTTGTATATCCATACAACGCTGCCATGCTACATTATTTTTTCATACTACTTTTGTCCTCTCATGGGAACGGTCTATGCATGTGTTGGACTCTTGGAGCATACGTATATAGTTaattttttgtttatttttatttataaatgGCACTCTTTTAACTGCGATCTATTTTTTCTCTTTTATAAATGCTTTTGTTATATGCTTCATGTGTTTTAATGTTTTTAAAGATATTCTTAATTTTCATTAGTTATAGTTCTTTATGTAGCACCTAATAATGCATCTCTTTTATCAAGATTACCACACCAATGTGCGGGATATCATCTAGTTATATATGTTTCTTGATCTTACTTAATAAAAGATATAGTTTAAGCAGGCATGGGCATATACTGAGTAATTGGTAAAATGCGAAAGGATCACTGGATACTTTGCCAGAGTGTATTTCTGTGTTGTTATTATCTGATTGTAATCATAATATTCTATTCATAAATGATGAAAATCTTGCAGAGGCCGGGATACTCCCCTTTTCGAGAGAGAAAAATGATGAAAATTTTATTGCCtcgcaaaaacaaaaaagaaaaaggaataccaaatggtttTCTTGTGGTCAGTAAAATTACCTGAGGGGCAGTGGGTGGTTGGTAAGTGAGGAAGAAACCACCCCAGAGGCTAGGGTGGAACGTAGGAGGTGGTACCGGAGCCTTTCGTGCGCGTTCAGTGTTGGAACGAGCAGGCGTTTCTGGCACCATCTTCTCCATGTCGATCGAGCTAAGCTGTTTTTGCAACTCTCTTAATTCGATCGATGGAATGGATGAACGGGTGGCGACCGATATATGCCTCCTCTTTTTGTTGCGCCGGGTATTTATAGGCCACAATCGATAGGCGTACACGTATCAAACCATGCATGATATATTGACCATGCGTGGAAGTGTAGGACTATGCAGCAGGTAGGTTAGGCGCGTACGTGTAGCTAGTAGTGGATGCCTTGCATTTGTTTATTGACCATGGGCTGCCAAGAAGCACGTGTTCAACTTCCTAGGTGACGGATGAAGAGCACGAAAACTTCAGCATTACGAATGCACTGTGCATCCGCTAAACTTGTATGCATCAGTACGCAATGATGACAAGTACTTTCTCTGTAaaaaaatataaaagcgtttaaatCATTGGAAGTACTAGCGTTCATGCCGGTTTAGACATGTCGAATGCGACTTTCtccgtttttaaatataaatccttttagagatttcaatataaatTATATACAAATATATGTAGACAAATATTAAAATGTACATTcagtcattttgcttcatatgtagtctgtattgaaatctttaaaatatcttatatttagaaacaaagaTAGTTTATTTTTGGTAAATCATGTCAAACGCTATAATTTTTGCAATAGTAAAGGTACTTTCTTGCATCAACCGACGCAGACGTGAAGGGTTTTTCCTCCTTTTTATTAAAAAAGATATAGTAGCAGTTTACTCCCCTGAAAATTATATTAATCATTTGTTTTCCCTTTTGCGAACGGTAAAAAAATGGAcaacgctaacgcccacacgtgtgatgAGAGGCGAAGGCCTATAACACATAGACTgcgccacgtcatcgcatgcatgcatgtggaaatttttttggattttcagttttttaaATGTTTAATCTCTTAAaagaaaaatccgattgaaaatccgttttcaccattaaatccctcgcgacgagatcttcgaaactaaatctcatatcaatatattttgataatttttttgggttaaaagttgccatgtctattgcacatgaattgccatgatgtttacattgaAGTTGTAATGATATTTTTCAACTATTTTCTTCtatatttaaaagtaaattttgacacatTATAAAACGGGAATTAagaaagtaaagttgccatgaaccataaactaaaattgccatgatacatgcacttaaaattgtcatgattcatacaaaaaaataattttcatggtcaaagtatagGAATTGTCATCATCAAAAAACTAAAATTGTCATGCtcaacaaactaaaattgccacatgacaactttagtttaagcactatgccAACCACAGTGTAAGCATCATGGCAATTTTTGGGCAATTTTTTTttcatcgaaacatatcaacatgggatctagttttgaagatcttgtcGAGCCGGATTTAATGATGAAAATGAATTTTTAATTCGATttttaggagataaaacatttttaagccaaaaaccaaaaagattcctgctgatgtcatctgttgatacgtggcaaaatgagtagtgatggaggcgtgtgggcgatgtgcaagatGTCACACGTGTGAGCAttaattttttcgaaaaaaaattgcctGAGCTTTGTCATTACAATCCTGGTGACATAACACATCAATCTCAGCAGGAACGAATCGGAGCCAAACAGCTGTTCTAGGCGGAGAACGCCCCATCTAGGCTAGAGCATCAATAAACATCCGGTAGCCACCGTGATACTGCCACATCCCTCGATCGACCGTCCAATGGCTCTCCATCATCCAACGGCTGGCTGTTAAATCCAATTAGCAGTGTACCTCGTCGTGAAGCATCAAGCATTATCGCAAAAGCTACGCCTACTTCTTTTGTCTAGGTTTATTAATCTCTTCATATTTTATGTCAAATTTTAATTGTAGATTTGACTGACAAAATATAATTTGTATGTCACAAAATTTATATTGGTGGATTTAT is drawn from Triticum dicoccoides isolate Atlit2015 ecotype Zavitan chromosome 6B, WEW_v2.0, whole genome shotgun sequence and contains these coding sequences:
- the LOC119326095 gene encoding zingiberene synthase-like, with amino-acid sequence MVPETPARSNTERARKAPVPPPTFHPSLWGGFFLTYQPPTAPQRACMEGKAEVLREEVRKMVNKTHELPKLLDLIMTLQRLGLDIYYENEINELLHRAYKSDYNEEDLHLVSLRFYLLRTNGYDVSADAFLRFKDDEGNFMLDNTRSILSLYNAAYLRTHGEQVLDEAIIFTTRHLEGVLQQSSPLANEISLALEAPLFRRARIVEMRSYIHIYDNGATKNEAILEFAKLNFNLLQLLYCEELNNITLWWKELHEESKLEFSRDRIVEMYFWMNGACYEPQYHNSRIILTKMTAFMTVLDDIFDTYGTTEESMQLAEAINRNNCDEWDESATELLPSYIKGFYLYLLKTFHSFENELGLGKSHHVHYLKEALMRLVQAYTEELKWRDGNYVPKTLEEHLGVSARSSGGFTLASASLFAGVGGIATTDTFEWILNYPQLFKTFDMFVRFSNDIVSSQREQTGDHYASTIQCYMEEHGVMVQDAREKIKDLVEDSWKDMVRHCVAPTERQQPLTVPRTVVNFARTVNNMYKRGDAFTSSHEIKEMITLLYVEPIA